From a single Intestinibaculum porci genomic region:
- the parC gene encoding DNA topoisomerase IV subunit A, with product MMENDSKILKMSLDDIMGDRFGRYSKYIIQDRALPDVRDGLKPVQRRILYAMYKEGNLPNKPYRKSAKTVGVVIGNYHPHGDFSVYEAMVRLSQEWKMRMPLVDMQGNNGSIDNDPAAAMRYTEARLAPIALELLRDIDKDTVEMALNFDDTEYEPTVLPAKYPNLLVNGATGISAGYATDIPPHNLGEVIDATIYRIKHPHCTFEQLHKYIKGPDFPTGGIVEGSKEIANALRKGRGKVIVRSQTTIEEKKNMNQIIITEIPYEVNKAELVRKIDEIRFNRDIDGILEVRDESDRTGLRIVIDLKKDVDANNTLNYFFKNTDLQKNYSYNMTAIKDKRPELMGIEEIIDGYINHEIEVVTRSSLFDLEKAKKREHIVEGLIKAVSILDEVVHTIRQSKDKADAKKNLMAAYGFTEAQAEAIVMLQLYRLTNTDIVALQNEQNELQALIAHLQAILDSDEVLRGVIIDDLKAIKKKYPTPRLTKIQEEVRDTSIDDKAMIISEDCLVSLTRDGYLKKISLRSYKASAGTPIGKKDDDQLCALFEANTVQTILAFTNKGNYCFIPVHKIDEFKWKDLGKHISYLIKVPNDEKFIGAILVKDFQSENYVVLASRQGQIKRVAIKDFEVSRFSKPLKCMNLKDQDELIDVQLSDGHKGLVLTSKAGYCALYSESEVSILGIKAGGIKGLRLNNDTLAFMRVFDPLKVESLMIFSHPSGIKRLHLSDIPATKRGNKGVLIYKAPKTKQTSIINGFVMDTNDTLDLYGGQEMLTITAKDYNFMPLSSRMGTIKDFKDTDISYIYDARMLIAEPHAEETGDMKVDLEVKAEPSLFDEEEVETIEPVKKKEVKKKKEKTKFEPISFDDLLKDDNF from the coding sequence ATGATGGAAAACGATAGTAAGATTTTAAAGATGTCCTTAGATGACATCATGGGAGACCGTTTTGGCCGTTATTCTAAATATATTATTCAGGACCGTGCTTTGCCGGATGTCCGTGATGGATTAAAACCAGTACAGCGCCGTATTCTTTATGCCATGTATAAAGAAGGCAACTTACCAAATAAGCCTTATCGTAAATCGGCAAAAACGGTCGGGGTTGTTATTGGTAACTATCATCCGCATGGGGACTTTTCCGTTTATGAAGCGATGGTGCGTCTCTCGCAGGAATGGAAGATGCGCATGCCATTAGTTGACATGCAGGGGAATAACGGGTCTATTGATAATGACCCGGCCGCGGCGATGCGATATACCGAAGCGCGTTTAGCGCCAATTGCCTTAGAGTTACTGCGGGATATTGATAAAGATACCGTTGAAATGGCTTTAAACTTCGATGATACGGAGTATGAACCAACGGTTTTACCAGCTAAATATCCTAACTTATTAGTCAATGGCGCAACGGGGATTTCGGCTGGTTATGCGACTGATATTCCGCCGCATAACTTAGGTGAAGTCATTGATGCCACGATTTATCGCATTAAACATCCTCATTGCACTTTTGAACAGCTTCATAAATATATTAAAGGGCCAGATTTCCCAACGGGCGGGATTGTCGAAGGCTCAAAGGAAATTGCCAATGCTTTGCGCAAAGGCCGCGGCAAGGTTATTGTTCGTTCTCAGACGACGATTGAAGAAAAGAAGAATATGAATCAGATTATCATTACGGAAATTCCTTATGAAGTGAATAAAGCCGAATTGGTTCGTAAGATTGATGAAATTCGCTTTAATCGTGATATTGATGGGATCTTGGAAGTCCGTGATGAATCGGATCGTACCGGTTTGCGGATTGTCATTGATTTAAAGAAAGATGTCGATGCGAATAATACGCTTAACTATTTCTTTAAAAATACCGACTTACAAAAGAATTATTCTTATAATATGACAGCCATCAAGGATAAACGTCCTGAATTAATGGGCATTGAAGAGATTATTGATGGGTATATCAATCATGAAATTGAAGTCGTAACGAGAAGTTCACTCTTTGATTTAGAGAAGGCGAAGAAACGTGAACATATCGTTGAAGGCTTGATTAAGGCGGTATCGATCTTAGATGAGGTCGTGCATACGATTCGTCAGTCAAAAGATAAAGCGGATGCGAAGAAGAACTTAATGGCCGCTTATGGCTTTACTGAAGCGCAGGCGGAAGCAATTGTAATGTTACAGTTATATCGTTTAACCAATACGGATATTGTCGCACTGCAAAATGAACAAAATGAATTACAGGCCTTAATTGCCCATTTACAAGCGATCTTGGATTCCGATGAGGTGTTAAGAGGCGTTATTATTGATGATTTAAAGGCGATTAAGAAGAAATATCCAACCCCACGTTTAACGAAGATTCAGGAAGAAGTTCGTGATACATCGATTGACGATAAAGCGATGATTATCAGTGAAGACTGTTTAGTGTCTTTAACACGTGATGGCTATCTGAAAAAGATTTCTCTTCGTTCTTATAAAGCCAGCGCTGGGACACCTATTGGAAAAAAGGATGATGATCAGTTATGCGCTTTATTTGAAGCCAATACTGTGCAAACAATCTTAGCTTTTACAAACAAAGGCAATTACTGCTTTATTCCGGTTCATAAGATTGATGAATTCAAATGGAAAGATTTAGGCAAACATATCAGTTATCTGATTAAGGTGCCTAATGATGAAAAATTCATCGGGGCTATTTTAGTGAAAGATTTCCAAAGTGAAAACTATGTTGTCCTCGCTTCTCGTCAGGGGCAGATCAAACGCGTGGCCATCAAAGATTTTGAAGTCAGTCGTTTCTCGAAACCATTAAAGTGTATGAACTTAAAAGATCAGGATGAACTCATTGATGTGCAGCTATCTGATGGGCATAAAGGGCTCGTCTTAACTTCTAAAGCTGGTTATTGCGCTTTATATAGTGAATCAGAAGTTTCCATCTTAGGGATTAAAGCGGGCGGTATTAAAGGTTTGCGTCTCAATAATGATACTTTAGCCTTTATGCGCGTTTTTGATCCATTAAAAGTGGAATCACTCATGATCTTTAGTCATCCTTCGGGTATTAAGCGTCTTCACTTAAGTGATATACCAGCAACCAAACGCGGTAATAAAGGTGTTCTCATTTATAAGGCGCCAAAAACCAAACAAACGTCTATTATTAATGGGTTTGTCATGGACACGAATGACACATTAGATCTCTATGGCGGGCAGGAGATGTTGACGATTACGGCAAAAGATTATAACTTTATGCCATTATCTTCTCGGATGGGTACGATCAAAGATTTTAAAGATACGGATATTTCCTATATTTATGATGCCCGGATGTTAATCGCTGAACCTCACGCTGAGGAAACGGGCGATATGAAAGTGGATTTAGAAGTCAAAGCGGAACCTTCATTATTTGATGAAGAAGAAGTGGAAACGATTGAACCAGTAAAGAAAAAAGAAGTGAAAAAGAAGAAAGAAAAGACAAAGTTTGAACCAATATCCTTTGACGATTTATTAAAGGATGACAACTTTTAA
- the yqeH gene encoding ribosome biogenesis GTPase YqeH — protein sequence MSELRCYGCGAKIQSEDPKRPGYLPAKAKQGKEQVLCQRCFKLLHYHTKIASPLTQDDFLKVISKIGDKDALVVYILDLFDFNASQIPGLMRHIGYNDVLVLANKRDLLPASLKEHRLMMWVRRQLKAEGLKPVDVIITSGKKNLNFDEIYEKIDAYRHGRDVYVVGTTNVGKSTFINGLLKHYVQVTTQITTSEFPGTTLDLIKIPFDETSSLYDTPGIMNNRQMTSRVDDKVLKLIMPQSEVKAMTYQLSDKQSLYIEGLARMDYIEGEKGSFTCFFSKRLKIHRTKLENADGLYNRHKTLAITLPEIQTIDQMKAYEFTFDGTKQDIVIAGLGFMSIKTKGKVVIRVPEGIDVIVREPLV from the coding sequence ATGAGTGAATTAAGATGTTACGGATGTGGCGCGAAGATCCAAAGTGAAGATCCAAAAAGACCAGGCTACCTGCCAGCAAAAGCTAAGCAGGGAAAAGAGCAGGTCTTATGTCAGCGCTGCTTTAAATTATTACATTATCATACTAAGATCGCATCGCCATTAACCCAGGATGACTTTTTAAAAGTCATTTCTAAAATTGGCGACAAAGATGCGCTGGTGGTTTATATTTTAGATTTATTTGATTTTAATGCGTCACAGATTCCTGGCCTGATGCGTCATATTGGTTATAATGATGTCTTAGTGTTAGCCAATAAACGTGACTTGCTGCCAGCTTCTTTAAAGGAGCATCGTTTGATGATGTGGGTGCGTCGCCAGTTAAAAGCTGAAGGCTTAAAACCGGTTGATGTCATTATCACAAGCGGGAAAAAGAATCTCAACTTTGATGAGATTTATGAAAAAATTGATGCCTATCGTCATGGCCGTGATGTGTATGTTGTCGGGACGACGAATGTGGGCAAGTCGACATTTATTAATGGCTTGCTTAAACATTATGTCCAGGTGACAACCCAAATCACCACGAGTGAATTCCCGGGGACAACTTTAGATCTCATCAAAATTCCTTTTGATGAGACAAGCAGTCTTTACGATACACCGGGCATCATGAATAATCGTCAGATGACTTCCCGCGTAGATGATAAAGTCTTAAAACTGATCATGCCGCAAAGTGAAGTTAAAGCGATGACATATCAGTTATCAGATAAACAGAGCCTTTATATTGAAGGTTTAGCGCGCATGGATTATATTGAAGGGGAGAAAGGCAGTTTTACCTGCTTCTTCTCAAAACGCTTAAAGATCCATCGCACGAAATTAGAAAATGCGGATGGTCTTTATAACCGTCATAAAACCTTAGCGATTACGCTGCCGGAGATTCAAACGATTGATCAGATGAAAGCCTACGAATTTACATTTGATGGCACGAAGCAGGATATCGTCATTGCCGGGTTAGGTTTTATGAGTATTAAAACGAAAGGAAAAGTAGTGATCAGGGTCCCTGAAGGCATTGATGTCATTGTCCGTGAACCCCTGGTTTAA
- the yhbY gene encoding ribosome assembly RNA-binding protein YhbY: MLTSKQKKYLKSEAHSLKPIFQIGKDGVSHKQAMTILDALEKKELIKVKLLDTCPLTVQQAALEISMQTKAEVVHIIGHTIILYKESEKEIYKLP, encoded by the coding sequence ATGTTAACAAGTAAACAGAAGAAATATTTAAAAAGTGAAGCTCACAGCTTAAAGCCGATCTTTCAGATTGGCAAAGATGGCGTCAGCCATAAACAGGCGATGACGATCTTAGATGCGTTAGAAAAAAAAGAACTCATCAAAGTGAAATTATTAGATACCTGTCCTTTAACTGTTCAGCAGGCTGCTTTAGAAATCTCAATGCAGACCAAAGCAGAGGTTGTTCATATTATTGGTCATACGATTATTTTATATAAAGAAAGTGAGAAAGAAATCTATAAATTACCATGA
- a CDS encoding nicotinate-nucleotide adenylyltransferase, whose amino-acid sequence MRIGLLGGSFDPVHKGHIAIAKEAIKDLHLDAFHFIPTKNNPWKDTCVASAKDRMAMLQIAIDDARMSVDPIECDSRNNEKNYTIHTLEALCSAHPDDEFYFLMGMDQACAFEKWVEAKKISEMVQLVAFNRSGYPEDHQNLETYHFIKLDNQPMHASSTEIKAGDLSMIAPPVLHYASMHGLYIDTMIRPRLSEKRYQHSLSVAKLTAEFAQSNGADPLKGYIAGVMHDVAKELDHDLAKKMMKAYYPDHLDSSRPIWHQWLSSYVAKHEFYIDDEEILKAIEDHTTASTSMTTLGKCLYCADKLDPLRGYDSSAGIALCNKDIDAGFASQLIQFYEFSKKKNRPIDEIFFTIYKKYVKE is encoded by the coding sequence ATGAGAATAGGATTATTAGGCGGCAGTTTTGATCCCGTTCATAAAGGTCATATTGCGATTGCGAAAGAAGCGATTAAGGACTTGCATTTAGATGCTTTTCACTTTATTCCGACAAAGAATAATCCCTGGAAAGATACCTGCGTCGCCAGCGCTAAAGATCGCATGGCAATGTTACAAATCGCGATTGATGATGCACGCATGAGCGTTGATCCCATCGAATGTGACAGTAGAAACAATGAAAAGAATTATACGATTCATACTTTAGAAGCCTTATGCAGCGCGCATCCTGATGATGAATTCTATTTCCTGATGGGAATGGATCAGGCTTGCGCTTTTGAAAAATGGGTTGAAGCGAAGAAGATCTCTGAAATGGTCCAATTGGTCGCTTTTAATCGCAGCGGTTACCCAGAAGATCATCAAAATTTAGAAACGTATCACTTTATAAAATTAGACAATCAGCCAATGCATGCTTCCAGCACTGAAATCAAAGCTGGCGATTTATCGATGATTGCCCCGCCAGTACTGCATTATGCCAGTATGCATGGCCTTTATATCGATACGATGATTCGGCCACGCTTATCAGAAAAACGCTACCAGCATTCTTTATCAGTCGCGAAGCTGACTGCCGAGTTTGCCCAAAGCAATGGCGCTGATCCTTTAAAAGGCTATATTGCCGGGGTGATGCATGATGTCGCGAAGGAACTCGATCATGACTTAGCGAAAAAGATGATGAAAGCTTATTATCCGGATCACCTTGATAGCTCACGGCCAATCTGGCATCAGTGGTTATCAAGCTATGTAGCCAAACATGAGTTTTATATCGATGATGAGGAAATCCTCAAAGCGATTGAAGATCATACAACCGCTTCTACAAGTATGACCACATTAGGGAAATGTCTGTACTGCGCGGATAAATTAGATCCTTTAAGAGGCTATGATTCTAGCGCTGGCATCGCTTTATGTAATAAAGATATCGATGCTGGGTTTGCCAGTCAGTTAATTCAATTTTATGAATTTTCAAAGAAGAAAAATCGTCCGATTGACGAGATCTTCTTTACCATCTATAAAAAATACGTGAAGGAGTAG
- the rsfS gene encoding ribosome silencing factor — MEKLECIVKAMDDKLASHIVAIDMRGASPLFDTFVLCTASNARLMQAISQNVEDALAENGFTINAKEGLRDSKWILIDCGDIVCHIFESEERDAYNLEKLWGDMPRIDVDQYLKK; from the coding sequence ATGGAAAAATTAGAATGTATTGTGAAAGCCATGGATGACAAGTTAGCTTCTCATATCGTGGCCATTGATATGCGTGGCGCGAGTCCGTTATTTGACACTTTTGTCTTATGTACTGCGTCAAATGCTCGTTTAATGCAGGCCATCAGCCAAAATGTCGAAGATGCTTTAGCTGAAAACGGCTTTACTATCAACGCGAAAGAAGGTTTAAGAGATTCTAAATGGATTCTCATTGACTGCGGTGATATTGTTTGCCATATCTTTGAATCTGAAGAAAGAGATGCCTACAACTTAGAAAAATTATGGGGCGATATGCCACGTATTGATGTAGACCAGTATTTAAAGAAATGA
- a CDS encoding class I SAM-dependent DNA methyltransferase, with the protein MSYQEFAYYYDSLMDPQFYEDYMAFLDQHVSFQNAIELGCGTGEMTFRLLDEGKKIIATDLSDDMLEVMAEKAEMKGVKLPMFRMDMCDFEIDGKMDAVLCFCDSLNYITTIDGVKKVFASAYRSLKKGGAFVFDVNSLYKCNVILKDYCEENRDDDFYFHWDVKSDGHGDLVHHVIIEDLENKERVDEIHHQRSFSKETYELLLKEAGFTKIAVYSDFGVYQETCERLIFVCMRED; encoded by the coding sequence ATGAGTTATCAGGAATTTGCCTATTACTATGATTCATTGATGGATCCACAGTTTTATGAAGATTACATGGCCTTTTTAGATCAGCATGTATCGTTTCAAAATGCCATTGAGCTAGGCTGTGGTACGGGTGAGATGACTTTTCGTCTGTTAGATGAAGGCAAGAAAATCATCGCGACGGATTTAAGTGACGATATGTTAGAGGTAATGGCGGAAAAAGCAGAAATGAAAGGTGTCAAATTACCAATGTTTCGCATGGATATGTGCGACTTTGAAATCGATGGAAAAATGGATGCCGTGCTTTGTTTCTGCGATTCTTTAAACTATATTACGACTATTGATGGCGTCAAAAAGGTTTTTGCCAGCGCTTATCGTTCCTTAAAAAAGGGTGGGGCATTCGTTTTTGATGTCAATTCCCTTTATAAGTGTAATGTCATCTTAAAAGATTACTGTGAAGAAAACCGTGATGATGATTTTTACTTCCATTGGGATGTCAAATCTGATGGTCATGGCGATCTTGTCCATCATGTCATTATTGAAGACTTAGAAAATAAAGAGCGCGTTGATGAAATCCACCATCAGCGCAGTTTCTCAAAAGAAACTTATGAGCTGTTATTAAAAGAAGCAGGCTTTACCAAGATCGCGGTCTACAGTGATTTTGGAGTTTATCAGGAAACATGTGAACGCCTGATTTTTGTCTGCATGAGGGAGGATTAA
- a CDS encoding 5'-methylthioadenosine/adenosylhomocysteine nucleosidase, which translates to MLGIIGAMPEEVNELLKLMDVEEEKEDSGYKFYKGKLGQKETVVVQGGIGKVNATISATLLVRDFDIDHVVNIGTAGGLSQEEEVGDIVISEKVVHHDFDLTGFGRAYGEVPGFGVGFEADHEMVRLCKQILDQNKARAYTGLIASGDAFIHTKAQVEKILSHFPEAMCAEMEAASVAQVCTVFKIPFIITRGLSDIYNKGNNAIQFDEYLKKAAAVSATMCYSLAQQL; encoded by the coding sequence ATGTTAGGAATTATTGGGGCAATGCCCGAAGAAGTCAATGAGTTATTAAAACTTATGGACGTTGAAGAAGAAAAAGAAGATTCAGGTTATAAATTCTATAAAGGAAAATTAGGTCAGAAAGAGACCGTTGTTGTTCAGGGCGGCATTGGCAAAGTCAATGCGACTATTTCTGCCACTTTATTAGTGCGTGATTTTGATATTGATCATGTCGTTAATATTGGGACAGCGGGCGGTTTATCACAGGAAGAAGAAGTCGGTGATATTGTCATTTCTGAAAAAGTCGTTCATCACGACTTTGATTTAACGGGCTTTGGCCGCGCTTATGGCGAAGTGCCAGGCTTTGGTGTTGGTTTTGAAGCGGATCATGAAATGGTGCGTTTATGCAAACAGATCTTAGATCAGAATAAAGCCCGTGCTTATACCGGCTTAATCGCTTCTGGTGATGCTTTTATTCATACTAAAGCACAGGTTGAAAAGATCTTAAGCCATTTCCCGGAAGCCATGTGTGCTGAAATGGAAGCAGCTTCCGTTGCGCAGGTCTGCACCGTCTTTAAGATTCCTTTTATTATTACCAGAGGACTTAGTGATATTTACAACAAAGGTAATAATGCCATTCAGTTTGATGAATATCTAAAAAAAGCGGCTGCTGTCTCCGCTACGATGTGCTATAGCTTAGCGCAGCAGTTATAA
- a CDS encoding U32 family peptidase, whose protein sequence is MKKKLELLAPAGDMASLKAAIASGANAIYLGGNAFSARAYAKNFNREELKEAVAYAHLRDVKIHVTCNILYKDEEYEQLLDYIDYLYTIGVDAILIQDIGLLKLVRQYYPDFEVHVSTQMSLTSLAAVRYFEKLGVTRVVLARETPLENIRHICENSPLEVEVFAHGAICVAYSGQCLMSSMIGKRSGNRGACAQPCRLPYTLKEDGQTLNKEPVYLISPRDLCTIDHMQDFIEAGVTSIKLEGRMKKPEYVAAIVKGYRKAIDYVYDQTPDYTKEDVNDMKQMFNRQYTHGYAFSDYKLVDGDFPGNRGMPLGEVMGYSKKHRTVRLHLTHELNQGDSILLTAIDAGRPVNKMYQRGKLVNQALPGEDVDIEFDTYCDHGEVRKTVSTKLIKSLDTLIHQPRSYRILDLELYAYEGAPLTLVGRCDGLSVEASLEENYHHVKPLTDERIKAQLGKLGATVYKPGDITIYRNEDVAMKVSSLNALRREVTTKMDQALMNVQRSGKTLTLPAPIMQPYEKRMIITVHTLAQLEALMDHYEYLYYYYDEYIEDALALFAKHHHVAGVYLPRILYDQEINDLQKHLQDVSRVIVNDYGTLELFQGRDVILGPGMNIFNHYSANSFDQSAIISYECDASALEMMKQVSHEMILPVYGYIENMVLEHCVVSQYYHHKKIPHCNKCKGHTYELVDRKQVGFKVFTDAYCRNHILHNVPLYIRHHQRYPFSAFVMFYDEKNPLALMRQIEAEKALADGNNQPILTTKGYLK, encoded by the coding sequence ATGAAAAAGAAACTCGAATTATTAGCACCAGCTGGTGATATGGCCTCTTTAAAAGCAGCCATCGCTAGCGGTGCTAATGCCATTTATTTGGGCGGAAATGCCTTTAGTGCCCGGGCCTATGCGAAAAACTTTAATCGCGAAGAATTAAAGGAAGCGGTTGCCTACGCACATTTACGTGATGTCAAAATCCATGTCACTTGTAATATTCTTTATAAAGATGAAGAATATGAGCAGTTATTAGATTATATCGATTATCTTTATACGATTGGCGTGGATGCCATCCTTATTCAGGATATCGGCTTATTAAAGCTGGTGAGACAGTATTATCCTGATTTTGAAGTGCATGTCTCTACCCAAATGTCGCTAACATCTTTAGCGGCAGTGCGTTATTTTGAAAAGCTCGGTGTGACACGCGTCGTCTTAGCTCGTGAAACGCCACTTGAAAATATCCGGCATATTTGTGAAAACAGCCCTTTAGAAGTAGAAGTTTTCGCCCATGGGGCGATCTGCGTCGCTTACAGCGGGCAGTGTCTCATGAGCTCAATGATTGGCAAACGTTCCGGTAACCGCGGCGCATGCGCGCAGCCTTGCCGTCTGCCTTATACCTTAAAAGAAGATGGTCAGACGTTAAATAAAGAGCCGGTTTATCTGATTTCTCCTCGTGATCTCTGCACCATTGATCATATGCAGGACTTTATCGAAGCAGGTGTCACTTCCATTAAATTAGAAGGGCGTATGAAAAAGCCAGAGTATGTTGCAGCAATTGTCAAAGGTTACCGCAAAGCGATTGATTATGTTTATGATCAGACACCTGATTATACTAAAGAAGATGTCAATGATATGAAACAGATGTTTAATCGCCAGTATACCCATGGCTATGCTTTTTCTGATTATAAACTTGTCGATGGGGATTTTCCTGGCAATCGTGGCATGCCGCTTGGAGAAGTAATGGGTTATTCGAAAAAGCATCGCACCGTTCGCTTACATTTAACACATGAACTTAATCAGGGGGATTCCATTTTATTAACGGCCATTGATGCCGGACGTCCCGTCAATAAAATGTATCAGCGCGGTAAGTTAGTGAATCAGGCGCTGCCAGGTGAAGATGTCGATATTGAATTTGATACCTATTGTGATCATGGTGAAGTGCGCAAAACGGTTTCTACAAAGCTGATCAAATCATTAGATACATTGATTCATCAGCCACGCTCATACCGTATCTTAGATTTGGAGCTCTATGCTTATGAAGGCGCGCCATTAACGCTAGTAGGACGCTGTGATGGATTGAGCGTAGAAGCTTCGCTAGAAGAAAACTATCATCACGTGAAACCATTAACAGATGAGCGGATCAAAGCGCAGCTTGGCAAATTAGGCGCTACTGTGTATAAACCAGGAGACATCACGATTTATCGTAATGAAGATGTGGCTATGAAAGTATCGTCTTTAAATGCCTTAAGACGTGAAGTCACGACAAAAATGGACCAAGCGCTGATGAATGTTCAACGTTCAGGTAAGACTTTAACCTTACCAGCACCGATCATGCAGCCTTATGAAAAACGAATGATTATTACAGTACATACATTAGCGCAGCTAGAAGCGTTAATGGATCATTATGAGTATCTCTATTATTACTATGATGAATATATCGAGGATGCATTAGCGCTATTTGCGAAACATCACCATGTTGCGGGGGTGTATTTACCACGTATTCTCTATGATCAGGAAATCAATGATTTACAAAAACATCTGCAGGATGTCTCACGAGTGATCGTTAATGATTATGGCACTTTAGAATTATTTCAAGGTCGCGATGTGATCTTAGGACCAGGCATGAATATCTTTAATCATTATAGTGCCAATAGTTTTGATCAAAGCGCCATTATTTCTTATGAATGTGATGCGTCGGCGTTAGAAATGATGAAACAGGTATCTCATGAAATGATTTTGCCAGTGTATGGTTATATTGAAAATATGGTCTTAGAACACTGCGTCGTTTCACAGTATTACCATCACAAGAAGATTCCCCATTGTAATAAGTGTAAAGGCCATACATATGAGCTGGTAGACCGCAAGCAGGTGGGCTTTAAAGTCTTTACAGATGCATACTGTCGCAATCATATTCTTCATAACGTGCCGCTTTATATTCGACATCATCAGCGGTATCCGTTTTCTGCTTTTGTGATGTTTTATGATGAAAAGAATCCATTAGCTTTAATGAGACAGATTGAAGCGGAAAAAGCGCTCGCTGATGGGAATAATCAGCCGATTTTAACGACAAAAGGTTACCTGAAATAG
- a CDS encoding helix-turn-helix domain-containing protein encodes MSLDLDLAQRLKAYRNFKHLTQKEVAAHLNVPHSAISDIENGKRDVTVGELRILSHLYGRSVEEIMSGKKYDYYNIANIARLLSELPDDDLKEVMFIIEYKRKRLEEKESNNKASSKNEGI; translated from the coding sequence ATGTCATTGGATTTAGATTTAGCACAAAGATTAAAAGCATATCGTAATTTCAAACATTTAACTCAGAAAGAAGTGGCTGCCCATTTGAATGTTCCCCATTCTGCAATCTCTGATATCGAAAATGGGAAACGTGATGTCACGGTTGGCGAATTAAGAATTCTTTCACATTTGTATGGACGAAGCGTCGAAGAAATTATGTCTGGTAAGAAATACGATTATTATAATATTGCGAATATTGCAAGATTATTATCGGAATTACCAGATGATGATCTGAAGGAAGTTATGTTTATTATTGAATATAAACGTAAACGTCTGGAAGAAAAAGAATCCAATAATAAAGCATCTTCAAAAAATGAAGGTATTTAA
- a CDS encoding DUF433 domain-containing protein has translation MAVKKSSKWKVRLVIAVLSTTFSTMADHKKNVAILKEREFTFNEKDEQEMKDMESWSKGIFESKRDDIAEEVKREVREEGRLEGVMLFKKVNHLLAKGMSDEEILKALPDVTAEFVKDARESYEEDHQLSGN, from the coding sequence ATGGCCGTAAAGAAATCATCAAAATGGAAAGTCAGACTTGTCATTGCGGTTTTATCCACAACTTTTTCAACAATGGCTGATCACAAAAAGAATGTTGCTATACTGAAAGAAAGAGAATTTACATTCAATGAAAAAGATGAACAGGAGATGAAAGATATGGAATCTTGGAGTAAAGGTATTTTTGAAAGCAAGAGAGATGATATTGCAGAAGAGGTCAAAAGAGAAGTACGTGAAGAAGGCCGTTTAGAAGGCGTAATGTTATTTAAGAAAGTGAATCATCTGTTAGCGAAAGGCATGAGTGATGAAGAGATTCTTAAGGCTCTTCCTGATGTCACCGCTGAATTTGTGAAAGATGCCCGTGAAAGTTATGAAGAAGACCATCAGCTTTCCGGAAATTAA
- a CDS encoding metallophosphoesterase family protein gives MKYLIVSDPHMENTILQNIISHEQDHVDTMFCLGDTSLKASDPLLAPFRLVVRGNHDYDDHFPYTITYNQILLAHGHTYKVYYGYDMLLKAAKENHCQIVLHGHTHVPTHQIIEGIHFINPGSVMINRGSYGFGTYAILETNPFAIHFYHHTTFEEVKPEILEEGLQTLEEFKKLTSAFEAHKLTR, from the coding sequence ATGAAATATCTTATTGTCAGTGATCCCCATATGGAAAATACCATTCTCCAAAATATTATCAGCCACGAACAAGATCATGTCGATACAATGTTTTGTTTAGGTGATACAAGCCTGAAAGCAAGCGATCCTTTGTTAGCGCCTTTCCGTCTCGTCGTTCGCGGCAATCATGACTATGATGATCACTTCCCTTATACTATTACTTATAATCAAATTTTATTAGCTCATGGTCATACGTATAAAGTCTACTATGGTTATGATATGCTTTTAAAGGCTGCCAAAGAAAATCATTGCCAGATTGTCTTACATGGGCATACCCATGTCCCAACCCATCAGATCATTGAAGGCATTCACTTCATTAATCCTGGCTCTGTTATGATCAATCGCGGCAGTTATGGCTTTGGCACCTATGCCATTTTAGAAACCAATCCTTTCGCTATTCATTTCTACCACCACACCACCTTTGAAGAAGTGAAACCGGAAATCTTAGAAGAAGGTCTGCAGACCTTAGAAGAGTTCAAAAAACTTACGAGCGCTTTTGAAGCACATAAACTAACTCGCTAA